CGATTGGAGGCGACTTTCCCCGATATTAAGTTCAATGGTGACGCTAAAGGAAGGTCCTTGTATACCGTTTTAAATGTTTCCTTGCCTCCGAGTGCTAAAGCAGAAATGTTATTATTTAGTTTAGATATAGCAGGAATTGCTGCATCAGGAGGATCGGCCTGTAGCAGTGGTACAGAAATAGGTTCTCATGTTTTACGGGCTATTCAGGTAGATCCAGCCAGACCTTCCGTACGATTTTCATTTAGTAAATTCACCACTAAAGAAGAAATTGACTATACCGTTGAGCAACTGGCAAAAATTTACGAAATTGAACCAATAGCTTATTCCTAGGTGCATGATTGTAAGTGAAAACGGCGTTTTATGTCCGGCTACCAGTGTTCATTTAGGATTAACCAACCGCGCCTTTCGCTATGGTGACGGTTGTTTTGAAACAATACGTTTGGTGGATGGAAAAGCTCCCTTTTTGAGTTATCATGTCAATCGACTTACCGAAACTACAGATATGCTCAAGTTAGAATTGCCTGGCTTTTTCACCCATGACTATTTGCAAAATCAAATTCAAGAATTGGTTAAGGCCAATTCAATCGAAGCAGGTGGGTATATTCGAATGACCATTTTCAGGCATGATGGAGGATTTTATCAACCAGGGTCAAATACTACTTCCTTTATTTTAGAAGCCTACTCGTTGGAATCCAGGCTTTTTGAATTCAATTCCAGAGGATTAAAATTGGGGATTTACCGGGAGATTCCAAAACCAACTGGCCCCTTATCGAATTTTAAAACCAATAATTCATTGGTATATGTACTAGCCTCGATTTTTGCCAAGGA
The Bacteroidia bacterium DNA segment above includes these coding regions:
- a CDS encoding aminotransferase class IV, which gives rise to MIVSENGVLCPATSVHLGLTNRAFRYGDGCFETIRLVDGKAPFLSYHVNRLTETTDMLKLELPGFFTHDYLQNQIQELVKANSIEAGGYIRMTIFRHDGGFYQPGSNTTSFILEAYSLESRLFEFNSRGLKLGIYREIPKPTGPLSNFKTNNSLVYVLASIFAKEQGFDDCLLVNDQGNLVESTNSNVFMVLDGEIVTPPLSEGCLDGVARKALIHLLQKKGFSVFERPITLSDAQTAEEIIVTNAVRGPRWTYGIGLGNNDNCQEWTELLNEEITRIMAN